AAGGCGGGCACGTTCCTTCAGTTCGGGGTGGCGGACTACGCGACGCGGGTGTCGATCGACCCGTACCGGATCTACAACCAGGAGATCACGATCACCGGTTCGATGGCGGTTCTGCACAGCTTCGAGCGAGCCGCCGAGCTGTTCGCGGGCGGGGTCCTCGATCCTGAGGTGTTCATCAGCGACCGGATTCCGCTGGAGCGGTACCCGGAGGCGCTGGAGCAGTTCGCGGCGGGTGTCGGGCGCAAGATCGTGGTGTTGCCGTAAGGGTGCAACGAGGGGTTTCGTCCCCGCCGGGGCGGCGGGGACGAAACCCCTCGGACGGCGCACCAGGTAAGGGAACGGTAAAGCGCCCTCGCTCGTTACCCCAGGCATGACAGCTATGACCCCCGGCTCGAACATCCCGCTCGGCGCCACCCGCGTGACCGTCGACGTCGCCGCCCCGGTGCGGCTCGACGTATCGGCGCTGCTGCTCACCTCCGACGGGAAGGTGCGCTCCGACGACGACTTCATCTTCTACAACCAGCCGTCGGGCCCGGGCGTCACCTACCGCTCCGGCGGCGGCACGAGCCCCGACTCGATCACGGTGGACACCACCGCGGTCCCCCCGGGTATCGAGAAGATCGTGGTCACCGCCAGCCCGGACGCCGCGGGCCAGACCTTCCAGGGCATCGAACCGACGGCCACGATCCGCAACGCGGACGACAACAGTGTGCTGGCCACGTTCACGCCCCCGCAGCTCGGCACCGAGACGGCTCTGGTGGTCGTGGAGGTCTACCTGCGCGGTGGGGTGTGGAAGGCCCGTGCCGTCGGCCAGGGCTATGCCAACGGCCTGGCGGGCATCGCCACCGACTTCGGAGTCACGGTGGAGGAGCCCGCGCAGGCGCCCGCCGCGCCGCCCCAGCCGGTGGCTCCGCCGCAGGCGACCGTGCAGCCTCCGGTGGCCCCGCCCGCTCCGCCGCTCACCACTCCCCCGGCGCCCGCCGCGCCTGCGGCCCCGCCCGCTCCGGCGCCCGGCGCCGGAAAGATCAACCTCGACAAGG
The Streptomyces sp. CGMCC 4.7035 DNA segment above includes these coding regions:
- a CDS encoding TerD family protein, with protein sequence MTPGSNIPLGATRVTVDVAAPVRLDVSALLLTSDGKVRSDDDFIFYNQPSGPGVTYRSGGGTSPDSITVDTTAVPPGIEKIVVTASPDAAGQTFQGIEPTATIRNADDNSVLATFTPPQLGTETALVVVEVYLRGGVWKARAVGQGYANGLAGIATDFGVTVEEPAQAPAAPPQPVAPPQATVQPPVAPPAPPLTTPPAPAAPAAPPAPAPGAGKINLDKGRVSLQKNQTVSLVKGGRPLLSQVKMGLGWEPAFRGKDIDLDASVIAYGPQRNHIDSCYFGKLSILNGAVKHSGDNLTGEGGGDDEVIAVDLGRIPQEVTGLVFTVNSFSGQKFTEVAKAYCRLVDAATDQELVRFDLTSAEPQTGVMMAKLIRQFSGEWEMTAMGDFVKARTVRNMVQPAAKAL